The following are encoded together in the Candida orthopsilosis Co 90-125, chromosome 5 draft sequence genome:
- a CDS encoding Mlp1 protein: MVQLGSVAGAIIAMKSVDFFGRLRALQVVCIIWLIGVSIQVSSHSVGQLFAGRFIEGLAIGQTTSIGPVYMSEVAPSPIRGMANCIFAGAVYLGIMLGYFSNYGSALHIPAMLSDGSVNDTQWRVTFCSKFIMAGFIFITSFFWCVESPRWLLKHDKSQEAIDKLSKLRNLPTDHPYIVAEISDINEQVMAEKEAARSSSLISNFKQIFTVKSIAYRLIIIGGGSQVLGQWSGANAVTIYASELFSLVGVTGIDKLKMSAVLGVVKFFSAYFAAFFLIDILGRKRSLYIGICGQMLCLLYYAIFLNLVPEAAEGVAINDHAKRASTGALAAIFLSGTFWTIGFNSIQYLIGNEIFPLGIRSFAQSIIMVLHFANQYGNSKAMPKLMLAMHSFGAFYFFVGVLCVALVWAFFLPELKGRSLESIEEVFTLPWYDLRRCNKLVPDHSQIHKVKYTNSRRNTGFENIHFDLEQNKHSVEMIENSEATNTNNDARRSSGEEDDEKKGQ; encoded by the coding sequence ATGGTCCAATTGGGTTCAGTTGCAGGTGCGATCATTGCTATGAAATCAGTTGATTTCTTTGGAAGACTTAGAGCATTACAAGTTGTGTGTATTATTTGGTTGATTGgtgtttcaattcaagtTTCTTCCCATTCAGTTGGCCAATTATTTGCTGGTAGATTTATTGAAGGGCTAGCTATTGGACAGACCACTTCTATTGGCCCTGTTTACATGTCCGAGGTTGCTCCAAGTCCTATTCGTGGCATGGCTAACTGTATTTTTGCTGGTGCTGTGTATTTAGGTATTATGTTGGgatacttttcaaactaCGGCTCAGCATTACATATCCCAGCAATGTTGAGTGATGGGTCAGTCAATGATACTCAATGGAGGGTGAccttttgttcaaaatttatCATGGCTGGTTTTATCTTTATTACTTCATTCTTTTGGTGTGTTGAAAGTCCTCGTTGGTTATTGAAACATGACAAGTCACAAGAAGCTATTGATAAATTAAGCAAATTAAGAAACTTACCAACCGACCATCCATACATTGTTGCTGAGATTAGTGACATCAATGAACAAGTTATGGCTGAGAAGGAAGCAGCAAGAAGCTCTTCATTAATCAGTaacttcaaacaaatttttaCTGTAAAGAGCATTGCTTACAGATTGATTATCATTGGTGGTGGAAGTCAAGTCCTAGGCCAATGGAGTGGTGCAAATGCCGTCACTATATATGCTTCGGAATTGTTTTCGCTTGTGGGAGTCACTGGTATTGACAAGTTAAAGATGTCTGCAGTCTTGGGTGTTgtcaaattcttttctgCTTACTTTGCTGCATTTTTCCTTATTGACATCTTGGGTAGAAAAAGATCACTTTACATTGGGATCTGCGGTCAAATGTTGTGCTTGTTGTACTATGCcatctttttgaatttagttCCAGAAGCCGCTGAGGGAGTTGCTATAAATGACCATGCCAAGAGAGCTAGTACTGGTGCATTAGCTGCTATTTTTCTAAGTGGTACATTTTGGacaattggattcaattcaattcagtATTTGATTGGCAATGAAATTTTCCCACTCGGAATCAGATCTTTTGCTCAATCTATAATAATGGTGTTACATTTCGCTAATCAATATGGAAATTCCAAAGCAATGCCAAAACTTATGCTTGCTATGCATTCATTTGGTGCattttatttctttgttggtgtttTATGTGTGGCGTTGGTATGGGCTTTCTTCCTTCCTGAATTGAAAGGTAGAAGTTTGGAGTCAATCGAGGAAGTGTTTACATTGCCATGGTATGACTTGAGACGTTGTAATAAATTGGTTCCTGATCATTCACAAATTCACAAGGTTAAATACACCAATAGCAGACGTAATACcggatttgaaaatatacATTTTGATTTAGAACAAAACAAGCATAGTGTTgaaatgattgaaaattcGGAAGCTACAAACACTAATAATGATGCTAGGAGAAGCTCAGGGGAGGAAGATGACGAGAAGAAGGGCCAATGA
- a CDS encoding Hgt17 glucose transporter (member of the major facilitator), whose product MTFPLSKKYEKSDVAVAKVESNKGKDVQSEKSQDIIAAEPYPSNDEKKETFWSRFRFSVDTTDHPPQIFNKTLYLSIFVFGMFGAGRGLDEGNISGNIALPAFKQRFGLSDESKSEDQIANLKSNITSMVQLGSIGGAIIAMKSVDFFGRIRAMQLVCILWVVGVIIEITSTSVGQLYAGRLIEGLAIGQTTSIGPVYMSEVAPSPIRGMANCIFAGAVYLGIMLSYFANYGSALHIPNERSDGSPNDKQWRVTLSTKIIMAGLIFITSFFWCVESPRWLLKHGKSQEAIDKLSKLRHLPNDHPYIIAEISDINEQVMAEKEATKNQSLWTKFKQIVTVKSIAYRFVFIAGATQVLGQWSGANAVTIYASELFSLIGVTGIDTLKMSAVLGVVKFVSAYLSAFFIIDILGRKRAIYIGICGQMMCLLYYAIFLTVVPEAAETGVVITGSAKRASQGALAAIFLSGTFWTVGFNSIQYLIGGEIFPLGIRSFAQSLVMILHFANQYGNSKALPKMMIAMNSYGAFYFFVGVLTISLVWAFFLPELKGRSLESIEEVFTLPWYDLRRCNKLVPDHSQIHKVKYTNSRGNTGFEHIHFDLEKNKPSVELVEDLVKHDENKESNVDRSRRDHDEDDDDDDEKKV is encoded by the coding sequence ATGACTTTCCCACTTTCAAAAAAGTATGAGAAATCTGATGTTGcagttgcaaaagttgaatCGAATAAAGGCAAGGATGTTCAGAGTGAGAAATCTCAAGATATAATTGCTGCAGAACCATATCCAAGTAAcgatgaaaagaaggaaacaTTTTGGTCAAGATTTAGATTTTCGGTTGATACAACTGATCATCCACcacaaattttcaacaagacGTTGTACTTGAGtatatttgtttttggaatGTTTGGTGCAGGTAGAGGTTTAGATGAAGGTAATATTTCTGGAAATATTGCCCTTCCTGCTTTCAAACAAAGGTTTGGGTTAAGTGACGAATCAAAATCAGAAGATCAAATTGcaaacttgaaatcaaacattACTTCGATGGTTCAATTGGGCTCTATTGGTGGTGCCATCATTGCTATGAAATCGGTTGATTTCTTTGGTAGAATTAGAGCCATGCAATTGGTTTGTATTCTTTGGGTTGTTGGTGTCATTATCGAGATTACTTCGACTTCTGTTGGTCAATTATACGCTGGTCGTTTGATCGAAGGATTAGCTATTGGGCAGACCACATCTATTGGTCCTGTTTACATGTCCGAGGTTGCTCCAAGTCCTATTCGTGGTATGGCTAACTGTATTTTTGCTGGTGCTGTGTATTTGGGTATCATGTTGAGTTATTTTGCCAATTATGGTTCAGCCTTGCATATTCCCAATGAGAGAAGTGATGGATCACCTAATGATAAGCAATGGAGGGTTACCTTGTCTACCAAGATTATCATGGCCGGTCTCATCTTTATTACTTCATTCTTTTGGTGTGTTGAAAGTCCTCGTTGGTTGTTAAAACACGGCAAGTCTCAGGAGGCGATTGATAAATTAAGTAAATTGAGACATTTACCCAACGACCATCCATATATTATTGCTGAGATCAGTGACATCAATGAACAGGTGATGGCCGAAAAGGAGGCTACTAAAAACCAATCTTTGTGGACTAAGTTCAAACAAATCGTTACAGTAAAGAGTATTGCATACAGATTTGTGTTCATTGCTGGTGCAACTCAAGTGTTGGGTCAATGGAGTGGTGCTAATGCTGTTACAATCTATGCCTCAGAattattttctttgattgGTGTTACTGGTATTGatactttgaaaatgtcgGCTGTTTTGGGTGTTGTTAAGTTTGTTTCTGCATATCTTTCAGCATTCTTTATCATTGATATCTTGGGTAGAAAGAGAGCTATTTATATTGGTATTTGTGGTCAAATGATGTGTTTGTTATACTATGCCATTTTCTTGACAGTGGTTCCAGAAGCTGCTGAAACTGGTGTTGTCATCACTGGATCTGCTAAAAGAGCAAGTCAAGGTGCATTAGCTGCTATCTTTTTGAGTGGTACTTTCTGGACAGTTggattcaattcaattcagtACTTGATTGGTGGTGAAATTTTCCCTCTTGGTATTAGATCATTTGCTCAATCTTTGGTTATGATTTTACATTTTGCTAATCAATATGGTAACTCCAAGGCATTACCCAAGATGATGATAGCTATGAATTCATATGGTGCTTTTTACTTTTTCGTTGGTGTGTTAACCATTTCACTCGTGTGGGCTTTCTTCCTTCCTGAATTGAAAGGTAGAAGTTTGGAATCAATCGAGGAAGTGTTTACATTGCCATGGTATGACTTGAGACGTTGTAATAAATTGGTTCCTGATCATTCACAAATTCACAAGGTTAAATACACCAATAGCAGAGGAAACACTGGATTTGAACATATTCATTTTGATTTAGAAAAGAATAAGCCAAgtgttgaattggttgaagatttgGTGAAGCATGATGAAAACAAGGAATCCAATGTCGATAGATCTAGAAGGGACcatgatgaagatgacgatgacgatgatgagAAGAAGGTTTAG